CCTTATTTTAGGATTAAACCGTGGCATTTGATTGTAGTTTCCATTTGGACGCTTCATAATGACATCATAGATTATGTGTACATGATGCACCCTGGCCTTCATCCAAATATGATGGCAAATATAACAGAAGTAGGATATTTCACATTTTGGTTAAGTATCTTTTCTATATTGGTGGTTTATATCCTATGTGTTAGAAGCCAGTCGTATAAGCTAAAGATCTTATAAAAGAACTTGTCTCTTTTTTGGTCTACTCAATCTTACTTCTTCATAGGATGAGGTAAGAAGGGGGGACAAACATGCGCCAAGTTTTTGTACTTATCTTAAGTTTTTGTATCCTATTTGGATTAAATGGGGTTGGGCATGCTACAGAAGTGAATGGACAACATACATGGAAAGACTTAAATCAAACGACAGATCAAGTATTGCAGCTTGTGAAGCAAGAAAAGTTTGAAGAGGCTAAGCAGTTGCTCGATTATTTTTCAGACAGTTTTGTCGAGCTTGATTTCAAACAAGAGGGTTTAACCATGAATGAAATGAGGACAATCACTCTTGCATTTGAATCGGCCGTTGAAGCCGTTACTAGTTCAGACTTAGCATTAGACCAACGAATTTATGCTGTCACTTCTTTTCGTTTAGCGGTTGATGCGATCTCGAGTGAGCATCATCCTTTGTGGCTGCAGTCGGAACAGTCCATTATGCAAGGTTTACATGCAATTAAAGAAGAGTATAGCAATCATAATAACCAAGCACTTCAGCAACGTATGAACACTTTTTTACGACATTATCAAATGATCCGTCCGGCACTCTTAATTGATTTAGAACCTCAAACACTTCAGCAATTGGAGTCGCAAGTCATGTATCTCGATAGCTTGCGTATAGATGGTGTAAACACGGATAAAATTGTGACACATATTGAGCGAATGGAATCCGATTTTGGTAGGGTCTTTGAGCGTGTGAAAGAGGATAGTGCAGATCCTTCTTTACTATGGGTAATGTTTACGATCGGTGGGATGATCTTGTTGTCACTGTCATATGTTGGAGTGAAGAAATATCGAGCAGAAAAAAGCAAAGTACGAATGAAAGAATAAGTGATCTTCTCTGCTCCAAAGATAAGTGTAGGTAGCATCGAATTAGTATTTTTTTATTTGACTTTGTTTGATGTTTTACGTAGACTAAAATTAACTAGACTAGCACAGAGGTGGAACAAAAAATGGGTTTTTTGATTTATTTTATTTTGCTTCTCATCATACCATTATGGGCTCAGATGAAAGTGAAAAGTACGTACAAAAAATATTCACAAGTCCAATCCTCTTCAGGGATGACTGGTGCGCAAGTTGCTCGTAAGATTCTAGATGATAATGGTCTATATGATGTTCGAATTGAAGAGGTTAGAGGTAAGTTAACTGATCATTACGATCCGCGGTCAAAGGTTATTCGCTTATCTTCAGACAACTACCACGGGACATCCGTTGCGGGTGCAGCAGTAGCAGCGCATGAAGTCGGTCATGCAATGCAAGATGCTGAAGATTATGCGTTCCTTCGCATCCGTCATGCGCTTGTACCAATTGCTGGCTTCGGCTCAAATGCATCATTCTTTTTAATTTTAGCAGGTATTCTTATGGGTGCTTCAAATCTTTTATTATTAGGAATCGTATTCATGGCTGCAGCTGTGTTGTTCCAAGTGGTTACACTACCGGTTGAATTTAATGCAAGTAGTCGAGCAATGGGGCAAGTGGTATCAGTTGGTGTCATTCGTAACGATGAAGAACGGGAAACTCGTAAAGTATTAAATGCAGCAGCTTTAACTTATGTAGCAGCAGCACTTGTTGCCTTACTAGAATTAACTCGCTTCATTTTAATGTATGTTGGAATGAATAACGACGATTAATAAAAATGAGAGGATTCCATGGAATCCTCTCATTTTTTATAGTCCGATCGGCTTTTTGTTTTCATCGAGTGTGAAGCCTTCTCCAATCACGTCTTGTACATCATTTACGGTGACAAAAGCATGGGGGTCAATTTTTTCAACTAATGTTTTTAAACGAATGAGCTCATTTCGTCCGACTACACAGTAGAGGACTTCACGTTCTGAGCCTGTGAAACTGCCACGACCTTTTAATAATGTAGCCCCACGGTCCATCTCTTTCATGATTACATCAGCCATCATTGGTACTTGATCAGAGATAATAAAGCAAGCTTTGGCAGAATAAGCTCCCTGAATAATGAAATCAATTACTTTGGCAGCGACAAAAACAGCTAGCAATGTATACATGGCTTCCCGATAATTTAGGTAAATAAGAGATGAAGCGATAACTAATGCATCAAAAATAAACATCGTCTTCCCCATACTCCAACCTAAGTAACGAAAGCCAAGCTTGGCAATAATGTCAACGCCGCCTGTTGTCCCTCCGTAACGAAACACGATCCCAAGACCAACACCAATAAAAACACCTGCAAAGAGTGCAGCGAGTGTCATATCGTCATGTAGAGGAATGGCAACTACTTTGTATCGTTGGAATAGTTCTAAAAACACTGAAACTCCGACGGTTCCTATAATTGTATAAATAAAAGTAGTGCGACCGAGTATTTTCCAACCGATCAAAAACAACGGAATATTTAGTAGTAAGTTAGAGATAGCAGGGTTAAACGCAAAGATAAAATACAAAATCAGTGTAATTCCTGTAAAGCCACCGTCAGCTAAGTTATTTTCCATATTAAAATAAACGAGTCCAAATGATAAAATAGCACTACCAAGTAAAATAAGGATAATATTTTTCGTTTTAATTCGGTATGCCATCTTCAGCCTCCTTTCATTTACTTCCATTTTTGATCGATTAAGTGCATGATTATTATATAGAAACCATATAAGAAGAGCAACGTAAGAAGTAAGATTTGTCAAAATGGACTAGATTCGCTAACATGGATGTTGAGAGATCGTGAGGTGATAACGTGAGCAATGAAACAAAGAGTGATCTTTCGATGAATGATAAATCAATGAAAGAGATGCAACAGGAAGTTGATCAGTTTATCGGACAATTTAAAGAAGGATATTTTAGTCCACTAGCGATGCTTGCTTGCATGACAGAAGAAGTGGGCGAGTTGGCACGTGAAGTCAATCATTTTTATGGGGAAAAACCAAAGAAATCTTCTGAGGAAGAGCGAACAATGGAGCAAGAAATGGGTGATATCTTATTTGTACTCATTTGCTTTGCCAATTCATTACATATTGATTTAGAAGAAGCTTTTGATCTAGTTATGAATAAATTCGAAGTTCGTGACAAAGATCGCTGGACAAAAATTGAAGAAGACGGAGAGGGTAAATAAAATGAAACAAGTACATATTGTGGTAGCAGGACCACGAGGGAATATGGGTCGCGAAGCGGTAAAGATGATAAATGAGACAGGGAATTTCACATTAGTGGCCGTAGTAGATTCAAAAGGGGACGGGAAAACGGTTGCTGACTTAGAAGGTCTTCCTGCAGTGGATGCTCCAGTTTATACAGATATGGACCGTTGCTTTTCCGAAAAAGAAGTAGACGTCTTAATTGACTTAACGTCACCTGCTTTTGGCCGTAAGCATATGGAAATTGCGTTTAACCACGGGGTAAGACCGGTTGTTGGGACGACAGGTTTTACGGATGAAGATATTGATACGTTAAGAAAACAAGCCGAAGAGAAAGGGCTAGGTGCTATTATCGCTCCTAACTTTGCGATCGGTGCGATCTTAATGATGAAATTTTCACAAATGGCTGCGAAGTTTCTACCCGATGTGGAGATTATAGAACGTCATCATGACAGAAAGCTTGATGCCCCGTCTGGTACAGCAATCAAAACAGCGCAATTGATTTCTGAAGTGCGTGAGCAAAAAACACAAGGACATCCTGATGAGAAAGAAGAATTAAAAGGGGCGCGTGGTGCTGACTTTGAAGGGATGAAAATCCATAGTGTGCGTTTACCTGGATTAGTGGCTCATCAAGAGGTAATCTTTGGAGGAGAAGGACAGACATTAACGATCCGTCATGATTCAATGAACCGTGCCTCGTTCATGCCAGGAGTAAAGCTATGTGTTGAGACGGTACTCGGAATTGATACACTTGTCTATGGATTAGAAAATATTATTGAATAAAGGGGAGAGATCAATGAGGATTGCCTTGATCGCACATGATAAAAAGAAGGATCAAATGGTACAATTTGTTATTGCCTATGAACACATCCTCACAAAACACGAACTATATGGTACAGGTACGACTGGAACACGAGTAATGGAAGCGACTTCGCTTATAGTGACTCGATTTAAGTCCGGACCTCTCGGAGGAGATCAACAAATTGGTGCGTTAGTTGCTGAAAATAAATTTGATCTGATTGTGTTCTTCCGTGATCCACTAACAGCTCAGCCACATGAACCTGATGTCTCTGCACTTGTCCGTCTCTGTGATGTTCAAAATGTTCCACTAGCGACGAATTTAGGTACAGCGGAGGTTTTGATCAAAGGGCTAGAACGTGGAGACTTAAATTGGCGGGAAGAGCTAGATGAAGGGGAAAAAGAAAATGACTAAGCTTGATATTCTCGCCTTTGGGGCCCACCCTGACGATGTAGAGATCGGCATGGCTGGTGTACTCGCATTATATAGTCAAAAAGGATATAAAGTAGGGATTTGCAATTTAACCGAAGCGGAGCTATCGTCGAATGGGACCCCTAGCCAAAGGCAAAAAGAGGCGTCCATTGCGTGTGAAGTCATTGGTGCAGCAGAGAGAATTCAATTGAAGATGGGGGATCGAGCGCTTCGCTTTTTCACAGAAAGTGATCTGAATAAAATTGTTTCATTGATCCGCTACCATCAACCCAAAATTGTCTTTGCTCCCTATCATTTGGATCGCCATCCTGATCACGGAATGACAACAGAAATTATTAAAGAAGCCATTTTTAATAGTGGCATTCGCAATTATCAATGTGGATACGATTACCCCGCACATCGTGTACATGAATTTCACTTGTATATGATCAATGGCTACGTGCAACCTGATTTCGTTATTGATATCACTGCGGTAATGGACCTGAAAATAGAGGCGCTCTCTGCGTACCAGTCTCAATTTGAAAAACAATCTGATTCAGTCGATACACCACTCACAAATGGCTACATTGAAAAAGTAATAGCTCGAGAACGATTGTTTGGTAGTGAGGTAGGTGTCTCGTATGCAGAGGGGTTTAAAACAACGAAGCCTATGCTAGTCAAAGATTTACTCGAAATGAGTGAAGAGAAGCGATGAAATTAAAAATTGGAATCTGTTGTTATCCGACGGTTGGCGGTTCTGGAGTGATTGCTACAGAACTTGGGAAACTACTCGCAGAAAGAGGGCATGAGGTACATTTTATCACCTCAAGTGTGCCGTTTAGATTAGATCGAGTTTACCCTAATATTTATTATCACGAAGTGGAAGTCAACCAATATTCTGTTTTTCAATATCCACCCTATGATTTAACATTAGCAAGCAAAATGGCGGAAGTCGCTAAACGTCAAAAACTTGACCTTATTCACGTACATTATGCTGTTCCACATGCTATTTGCGCGATTTTAGCTCGCCAGATGAGTACACATGATTTTAAGATTGTCACAACATTACATGGTACCGATATTACAGTTCTCGGTTATGATCCATCCTTGCGTGAATTGATTCGCTTCGGAATTGAACAATCAGACCGAGTGACAGCGGTGTCTGATGATCTTGTCAAGCAAACTCAAGACTTAGTTCATACTTCAAAGCCAATTGATACCGTATATAATTTCATTGATGAACGAGTGTATCAAAAAACAGAAGTCAATGAATTGCGGCGTCATTATGGAATTGAAGAGGACGACAATGTATTGATTCACATTTCTAACTTTCGCCCTGTTAAGCGCGTAGGTGATGTGATTAAAAGCTTTGCATTAATTAATGAACAGCTAAAATCTAAGTTGTTATTGATTGGAAACGGTCCAGAATTAGCCGTTGCTAGGGAACTAGTGCGTGAGTTGACCCTTGAAGATCAAGTCTTATTTCTTGGAAACCAAAAGCATATTGCCGAATTATTATCGATGAGTGATGTGAAACTTCTTCTAAGCGAGAAGGAAAGCTTTGGATTGGTTGCTCTTGAGGCAATGGCGTGTGGGGTGCCAGTGATCGGAACAAAAACAGGGGGAATACCTGAAGTGATCACCGATGGGGAAAATGGCTATTTATGTGATGTAGGCGATGTCGAATGTGTAGCAAAACGAGCGATCGAACTTCTTTCTAACCGTCATTTACATAAAAATTTTGCAACTAATGCTGCAAAAAAAGTAAGGACTACATTCCATTCACACGGCATTGTTGAGCAATATGAAGCTATTTATCAAGAAGTACTAGATCAACCCTTAAAATAGTAAGCAAAAAGTAGGAATGAGGAATAGAATGAATCAATCAGTCATTCAAGCGGCAAAACCTGTGTTAAGGGAACTAGAGAATCACAATCACCGCGCCCACATTGTCGGTGGAGCGGTGAGAGATCTCTTATTAAACCGACCGATTGCTGACATTGATATTGTTACATCAGCTACAGCGGAACAAATCCAGGGTATCTTCCCAAAAACCTTTCGCATGAATAATCAACATCAAACCGTGATTGTTCGTCATAGAGGCGAGTTATTTGAAGTAACAACTGAGAGAAATGGAAGTCTCGAAAATGATTTACAGGCACGTGATTTCACGATTAATAGTATGGCGTTAAAAAGCAACGGGGATATTATCGACCCATTAGATGCTCAGTCCGATATTGAAAGAAAATGCATTCAATCAAATCAACCTGAGCACAGAATGACCGAAGATCCATTACGCATGCTACGTGCGATCCGTTTCATTAGTGATTTAGGATTTACTTGTGAAAGTGTCCTCTTACAAGTCATAAAAGGACAAGCACCGAAACTTCAAACGATTGCAATTGAACGTATCCTAAAAGAATTTTACAAGCTCGTTTGTGGAGAATTTCGAGAACAAGCTCTTAAAGTCCTTCTAGAAACCGAGCTATACAAGCATTGCCAAATGGATTGTTTAAATGAAAAAAGTATAAAGAACATCCAAACGCTACCCGTACTTGATGAGAGAAATGAACGATTGGTTTGGACGTTCCTTACTCAAGCATTAGGTCTTTCAGCTAATAGTGAATTAAAGGCCATGACTCGCTCTAATCAGCTCACAAAAGATGTGCGGCACCGCTTACTTGGTTTATCATTCCGCGATGAACATGAGTGGGATGTACAATCCCTTTATGCAGCTTCACTAGATGTGGCAAAAGATGTTGAGAAAATGAGATTCATGAAAGGACTTCGCTACATAAAGGATGAAACTTTGTTATCAATGTGGCGTAGTTTGCCCATTCATTCCAAACAAGAATTAAACGTTTCGGGTGTGGATCTCATGACTCATTTTAAAAAAAATCCAGGGTCTTGGTTAAAAAGCGATTTAGAGTGGGTGGAGCAAGAGGTTATTTGTGGAAACCTCTTGAACGAAAAATCGACGATTCTCCGTGCTCTAACAGAGAGGGGTAATAAACAATGAAAGAAAAGTTATTGAAAATATTCCTCGAGCATGAGGGAGAATACGTATCAGGTGAGAAAATCAGTCAAGAGTTAGGCTGCTCGCGTACAGCAATCTGGAAGCATATTGAGGAGCTAAGGAAAAATGGCTATCAACTCGATTCTGCGCCGCGAAAAGGGTACCGTATGATCTTTAAGGCAAACGGCATTCACACTCATGAAATAAAACAATATTTAAAGACTGAATTTCTAGGGCAAGAGTTGACGTATTTTGATGAAATTGATTCTACGCAATTTGTTGCACAGAAACTAGCGCAGAGTGGAGTCGAGGAAGGGCATGTCGTTGTAGCAAATGAGCAAACGGCTGGGAGAGGGAGGCTTGGACGCATATGGCATTCAAAGCCGAACTCAACAATTTCTATGAGCATTATTTTACGTCCGGAGTTGCCACCGCAAAAGACACCGCAACTTACATTGTTAGCAGCAGTAGCAGTTGTTCGCGCAATTAAAAAAAATACAGGACTATCATGTGATATTAAATGGCCAAACGATATTTTGCTCGGTGGTAAAAAATTAGTGGGAATACTAACTGAAATGCAAGCTGATCCTGATCTTGTTCATTCGGTTATTGTAGGAATTGGCATTAATGTTAATCAAGATGAGGACGATTTTGCTGATGATATTAAAGATATTGCGACCTCTTTAAAAGTGGCATCGAAACATACAGTCGATCGAGCGCGCTTAATTGCTGATTTATTAGCTGAATTTGAATGGCTCTATCAACAATATATTAATGAGGGCTTTGGTATGATTCGACCATTATGGGAATCGCATTGCATTAGTGTCGGAACGAACATTTATGCACGAACAATGAAAGAAGTGATCTACGGCTATGCGAAAGGGATAACCGATGATGGTGTCTTGCTTGTTGAAGACGAAAAAGGAAAAGTCCATTCGATTTATTCTGCTGATATTGAAATTGATCCCTCTACGTAATCTTTTTCTGTTATACTTTTGTGGGAGGGCTGTATCTATATAGAGCGGCACCTCAACATGATCCAAAAGTGATGAATAAAAGGTTCTGCCTTGATCCTAAAAGGACTAGGACAGAGGGATTCAGTAACAAAATGCATAGATGCGGATGAGCGATTGTTCATCTGATTGATTTCACATGCAAAAATCCTTCTTTAGTTATAATAGGGAAGGATTTTTTTGTGGGTTTATGCATTGTTAATGAAGCCCTCCTCTAAAAAAAGGAGGAAAAGACATGAAAACAACTGCAGATTTTAAAAAGATGAAGCAATCAAAAAATAAGATTGCGATGATGACCGCGTATGATGCGCCATCTGCGAGGCACCTCGAACAAGCTGAAGTGGATATGATTTTAGTAGGAGATTCACTAGGTATGGTCGTATTAGGGTATGATTCAACCATTCCTGTCACTATGGATGACATGGTCATGCATACGAAAGCAGTTAAGCGCGGGGCTACTAATACGTTTGTTGTGACGGACCTACCTTATTTAACGTATCACACCGACTTAATGGAAACGTTTAGCCACGCCAAGCGTTTAATGCAAGACGCCGGTGCGAATGCGATCAAACTTGAGGGCGCGGGTGATGTTATTACCACGATTGAAAAGTTAACGAACGCAGGAGTACCTGTCATGGGACACCTCGGTCTGACGCCGCAGTCGGTAGCTGTTATGGGCGGATACAAAGTTCAAGGCAAGGATATTGAAGCTGCAAGAAGTCTTCTGCACGATGCAAAGGCAATAGAGAAAGCTGGAGCCTTTGCGCTTGTGCTTGAATGTGTCCCAGAACAATTAGCTGCTTTAATCACCGAAGAGTTATCTATCCCTGTTATTGGCATTGGAGCTGGAGAAAAGACAGATGGACAAGTTCTCGTTTACCATGATGTCATTGGGTATGGTTCGATTCATGTGCCTAAGTTTGTTAAAGGCTATGCCGATGTATCCTCGGTCATTCAAACTGCGGTTAATCAATATGTAACCGAAGTAAAACATGTGCAATTCCCTGAAAAGAAGCACCAATTTACAATGAATGATGAAGTAATTGAACAGTTGTACGGAGGAGAATAGGCATGAATATAGTTAAAACCATTCACGACCTCCAAGAAAAGGTTACTTCTTTCAAAAATAAGGATTTGTCGATTGGTTTTGTTCCTACGATGGGGTACTTACATGAAGGTCATATAAGCTTACTTAAAGAAGCGCGTAATAATCATGATGTCGTCGTGTTAAGTATCTTTGTTAACCCTCTTCAATTTGGTCCAAATGAAGATCTTGATCGTTACCCTCGAGATTTCAATCGTGATGAAGAACTCGCACGAGAAGCTGGAGTAGATCTTCTCTTTTACCCTTCTGTAGAAGAAATGTATCCAGGTGAGTCTTCAATGATCATTCATGTGAAAGAAGGCGTTGATGTATTATGTGGGGCAAGCCGTCCCGGTCATTTTGATGGTGTTGCTACTGTTGTTATGAAGTTGCTTATGCTTGTGCAACCAGACCAAGCGTTCTTTGGACAAAAAGATGCTCAGCAAGTGGCTATCATTACCAATATGGTTCAAATGTTTAATGTTCCAGTAAAGATCGTTCCAGTTTCGACCGTGAGAGAAGAGGATGGACTAGCGAAAAGTTCTAGGAATGTTTATTTATCAGAGACTGAACGAAAAGAAGCACCGATTATTTTTCAGACACTTGAACGGGCGCGTGAAAAAATCAAAGCAGGAGAACACGATGGTTCTGTGATCGTCAATTTTGTTAAAGATGAGTTACGGCGCATGACGTTATCTGAAATTGATTATGTAGAATTAGTTAGTTACCCAGCTCTTCGACGTGTTGAAAAAATAGAAGAGACCGTATTGCTTGCTGTAGCATGTAAATTTAAACAAGCTCGCTTAATAGATAATTTTATTGTAACTAGGAGTGAATCATAAAAATGTATCGAACAATGATGAAAGCTAAAATCCATAGAGCGCGTGTGACGGAATCTAATTTAAACTATGTCGGTAGTATTACGATTGATGAAGACTTAATGGACGCTGTCGATCTTCTCGAGAATGAAAAAGTTCAAATTGTGAATAATAACAACGGTGCAAGATTTGAGACGTATGTTATTAAAGGGCCCAGAGGTAGTGGGGTTATTTGTTTAAATGGTGCCGCTGCAAGACTCGTTCAAAAGGACGATGTAGTTATTATTTTATCTTACGTATTAGTTGAAGAGGCAAGAGTGAACTCACACGAACCGCGAGTGGCGATTATGGATGAATCTAATCAAATTGTTGAAATGTTAGCCAAAGAGCCAGCTTCTACCGTTTTATAAATCGCATATTCCCCTTCTATTCGTTGAACACTGAGCAAGAGGAGTGACACGGGAGGAGGGGTTTTTTTGGGGGATATGATCCGAAGTTGGAATGAGTTGTATCAAGCGATTGAAACACACTGGAGCTCGTTTACTGTGACAGAAAAAAAGGAACAATTAACTTTTTTAGAGGAGTCAGCCCAATCCCTTTTAGATTCGTGGGGAGAAATGGAAGAAAAATTGGCTGTACTAAAACAAAAAGAAAACACAGAAGAGACGATACGACCGACCTATCAAAGTGTTGGGACGAGTTATTATATATTGGAGTTATTTGATAAAGCGCAGAAAGCTTTGTTGCGTGAACAGGCCACCGGTGCCGAAAATGAACTAAGAATGCTCTATTTAGGGTTTTCTGCTCTCTATACGAACGATGATCATGTTGTGCTTGAAACATTCCTTTATCTTATTCAAACGTCACGTTCGCAGATGATTCGTCATTTTTCTTATGTAGGTTTAGGCTGTTACTACACACAGCTTGATCAGATTGAAAAAGCGACTGAATTATTTCAACATGCGAATGAGCTTACAACAAGTGCAGATGTTGTGTATAATTTAGGAGTATGTCATTATGTGAATAAACATTTTTCCATAGCCAAAACATTTTTCAACGAAACATTAAAAATGTTACCCGAAGACGGTGAGTCCTATTTTCTATTAGGGTGCTGTGAATGGGAACTTGGAAATCGAAAAAAAGCATGGGAATGTTTGTTGAGTGCTCTAGGTCTGTTGTATTCAAAAGAATCGTTACTTGCTTTTGCTAAAATGAGCGAATGGCATGGTCATCATCAAATTGCTATTCATTGTTACAAACGTATTGAAGATTTAACGGAACGTTCGTCTGAAACAACTCATGGATTGGCATGGAATTACGCTCTTATGGATGAATATGAGAAGGCTATCAACTTATTCTCGGAACTGACAATGAATGATCCACACGATTTAGACGTAAGGCGATCAATTAACTGGTTAGTTGATTATTGGCCGAAGTTATTATCATCTGAACTTAAAACTCGCTGTGTAGTAAATGCTTAGCCCATTCGTGTATGGATGAACAGAGGTGAAACATGAACGATCGCTTTATAGTGGTAGATGTCGAAACAACAGGTCATTCTGTAGCCAAGGGTGATCGTATCATTCAAATAGGGGCAGTGGTCATCGAATCAGGTAAAATCGTCGAACGATTTGCTTCATTTGTT
Above is a genomic segment from Bacillus sp. FJAT-45037 containing:
- the ypjB gene encoding sporulation protein YpjB — translated: MRQVFVLILSFCILFGLNGVGHATEVNGQHTWKDLNQTTDQVLQLVKQEKFEEAKQLLDYFSDSFVELDFKQEGLTMNEMRTITLAFESAVEAVTSSDLALDQRIYAVTSFRLAVDAISSEHHPLWLQSEQSIMQGLHAIKEEYSNHNNQALQQRMNTFLRHYQMIRPALLIDLEPQTLQQLESQVMYLDSLRIDGVNTDKIVTHIERMESDFGRVFERVKEDSADPSLLWVMFTIGGMILLSLSYVGVKKYRAEKSKVRMKE
- the dapB gene encoding 4-hydroxy-tetrahydrodipicolinate reductase — its product is MKQVHIVVAGPRGNMGREAVKMINETGNFTLVAVVDSKGDGKTVADLEGLPAVDAPVYTDMDRCFSEKEVDVLIDLTSPAFGRKHMEIAFNHGVRPVVGTTGFTDEDIDTLRKQAEEKGLGAIIAPNFAIGAILMMKFSQMAAKFLPDVEIIERHHDRKLDAPSGTAIKTAQLISEVREQKTQGHPDEKEELKGARGADFEGMKIHSVRLPGLVAHQEVIFGGEGQTLTIRHDSMNRASFMPGVKLCVETVLGIDTLVYGLENIIE
- the bshA gene encoding N-acetyl-alpha-D-glucosaminyl L-malate synthase BshA, whose product is MKLKIGICCYPTVGGSGVIATELGKLLAERGHEVHFITSSVPFRLDRVYPNIYYHEVEVNQYSVFQYPPYDLTLASKMAEVAKRQKLDLIHVHYAVPHAICAILARQMSTHDFKIVTTLHGTDITVLGYDPSLRELIRFGIEQSDRVTAVSDDLVKQTQDLVHTSKPIDTVYNFIDERVYQKTEVNELRRHYGIEEDDNVLIHISNFRPVKRVGDVIKSFALINEQLKSKLLLIGNGPELAVARELVRELTLEDQVLFLGNQKHIAELLSMSDVKLLLSEKESFGLVALEAMACGVPVIGTKTGGIPEVITDGENGYLCDVGDVECVAKRAIELLSNRHLHKNFATNAAKKVRTTFHSHGIVEQYEAIYQEVLDQPLK
- the panB gene encoding 3-methyl-2-oxobutanoate hydroxymethyltransferase, coding for MKTTADFKKMKQSKNKIAMMTAYDAPSARHLEQAEVDMILVGDSLGMVVLGYDSTIPVTMDDMVMHTKAVKRGATNTFVVTDLPYLTYHTDLMETFSHAKRLMQDAGANAIKLEGAGDVITTIEKLTNAGVPVMGHLGLTPQSVAVMGGYKVQGKDIEAARSLLHDAKAIEKAGAFALVLECVPEQLAALITEELSIPVIGIGAGEKTDGQVLVYHDVIGYGSIHVPKFVKGYADVSSVIQTAVNQYVTEVKHVQFPEKKHQFTMNDEVIEQLYGGE
- a CDS encoding zinc metallopeptidase, translated to MGFLIYFILLLIIPLWAQMKVKSTYKKYSQVQSSSGMTGAQVARKILDDNGLYDVRIEEVRGKLTDHYDPRSKVIRLSSDNYHGTSVAGAAVAAHEVGHAMQDAEDYAFLRIRHALVPIAGFGSNASFFLILAGILMGASNLLLLGIVFMAAAVLFQVVTLPVEFNASSRAMGQVVSVGVIRNDEERETRKVLNAAALTYVAAALVALLELTRFILMYVGMNNDD
- a CDS encoding YitT family protein, whose product is MAYRIKTKNIILILLGSAILSFGLVYFNMENNLADGGFTGITLILYFIFAFNPAISNLLLNIPLFLIGWKILGRTTFIYTIIGTVGVSVFLELFQRYKVVAIPLHDDMTLAALFAGVFIGVGLGIVFRYGGTTGGVDIIAKLGFRYLGWSMGKTMFIFDALVIASSLIYLNYREAMYTLLAVFVAAKVIDFIIQGAYSAKACFIISDQVPMMADVIMKEMDRGATLLKGRGSFTGSEREVLYCVVGRNELIRLKTLVEKIDPHAFVTVNDVQDVIGEGFTLDENKKPIGL
- a CDS encoding CCA tRNA nucleotidyltransferase, producing the protein MNQSVIQAAKPVLRELENHNHRAHIVGGAVRDLLLNRPIADIDIVTSATAEQIQGIFPKTFRMNNQHQTVIVRHRGELFEVTTERNGSLENDLQARDFTINSMALKSNGDIIDPLDAQSDIERKCIQSNQPEHRMTEDPLRMLRAIRFISDLGFTCESVLLQVIKGQAPKLQTIAIERILKEFYKLVCGEFREQALKVLLETELYKHCQMDCLNEKSIKNIQTLPVLDERNERLVWTFLTQALGLSANSELKAMTRSNQLTKDVRHRLLGLSFRDEHEWDVQSLYAASLDVAKDVEKMRFMKGLRYIKDETLLSMWRSLPIHSKQELNVSGVDLMTHFKKNPGSWLKSDLEWVEQEVICGNLLNEKSTILRALTERGNKQ
- a CDS encoding methylglyoxal synthase gives rise to the protein MRIALIAHDKKKDQMVQFVIAYEHILTKHELYGTGTTGTRVMEATSLIVTRFKSGPLGGDQQIGALVAENKFDLIVFFRDPLTAQPHEPDVSALVRLCDVQNVPLATNLGTAEVLIKGLERGDLNWREELDEGEKEND
- a CDS encoding biotin--[acetyl-CoA-carboxylase] ligase; the encoded protein is MKEKLLKIFLEHEGEYVSGEKISQELGCSRTAIWKHIEELRKNGYQLDSAPRKGYRMIFKANGIHTHEIKQYLKTEFLGQELTYFDEIDSTQFVAQKLAQSGVEEGHVVVANEQTAGRGRLGRIWHSKPNSTISMSIILRPELPPQKTPQLTLLAAVAVVRAIKKNTGLSCDIKWPNDILLGGKKLVGILTEMQADPDLVHSVIVGIGINVNQDEDDFADDIKDIATSLKVASKHTVDRARLIADLLAEFEWLYQQYINEGFGMIRPLWESHCISVGTNIYARTMKEVIYGYAKGITDDGVLLVEDEKGKVHSIYSADIEIDPST
- the bshB1 gene encoding bacillithiol biosynthesis deacetylase BshB1 produces the protein MTKLDILAFGAHPDDVEIGMAGVLALYSQKGYKVGICNLTEAELSSNGTPSQRQKEASIACEVIGAAERIQLKMGDRALRFFTESDLNKIVSLIRYHQPKIVFAPYHLDRHPDHGMTTEIIKEAIFNSGIRNYQCGYDYPAHRVHEFHLYMINGYVQPDFVIDITAVMDLKIEALSAYQSQFEKQSDSVDTPLTNGYIEKVIARERLFGSEVGVSYAEGFKTTKPMLVKDLLEMSEEKR
- a CDS encoding nucleotide pyrophosphohydrolase yields the protein MNDKSMKEMQQEVDQFIGQFKEGYFSPLAMLACMTEEVGELAREVNHFYGEKPKKSSEEERTMEQEMGDILFVLICFANSLHIDLEEAFDLVMNKFEVRDKDRWTKIEEDGEGK